From the genome of Bos mutus isolate GX-2022 chromosome 2, NWIPB_WYAK_1.1, whole genome shotgun sequence:
ATGTGAGTTCCTTGAGAGCAGAAGCGCATCCTAGTCATGGCATATCCCCGGGTcctggcccagtgcctggcaccacAGTCCACGTTGTCGCGTTGAATTCTGTGGatgaagtctgtgtgtgtgtgggggcaggCTGAGGTCTCAAAGTTGGGAGCGGTGGTGACTCTCTGCAGTGACAGGCCCTTCAGGATGCAAATATGGCGAGGGGCGAGTGTTTGCATGGAGAGCAGGAAATAGAGCAGGACCCCGAGGAGGGccgggcaggaggcagggagggctcGGTGTTGACCCGGCCAAGGGCTCTCGGGCTTCGGCTCAGACTGGGACTGGAGCTCAGGGTTCTGCGGGCTCTCCTCCCGGGTGATGGCTTCGTGACGCTTTTCTACCAGGAAAAGTAGAGGGGagagggcggggggagggggcagcatCACACACACGCTGCAGAGACCTGGGGGGACACGGCAGCGTCTGGAGCGCCAGGAGGCTGAAGTCACAAGGTGAGGGGATGAGgactgggagaggcagagggtggagaTGGGGGGAGCGGGGCCCCGGAATCAGATTTGAGAGGGGCAAATCTTCCTTCTCCCCAGTGCATAGGGGGTTGGGGGAAAAGCTACCCACCCCCGGGAAAGGGCCTCGTTCTAGGCCGGCCCTCATCCTTCCAGCCCCGGGGAGAGGGTCTGCGCCCAGGCAGGGGGCCGGCGGGAGAGGCCCGGCGCCGGGGAGCCCGGGCTTCCGCGAGGACAGAGAGGCCTCTAGCGGCCAGGAGGCGAGGGCGAGCCGGGAGGGCACTTCCTGCCAAGGCCCGGGGCGGCCCAGTTTCGCAAAGGAAGTTCTGCCAGGGCCGCAGGGGCGGAGGCAGGAAGTGGGCCGGAGGCTCGCGCTAGGGTGCGGCCGGCGGGTAGTGAGAGGCCGCGGCCGGGAGCGGGGGAGGGCCACGGAGGTGAACCAGACCGAGGCCGcgaccccacccacccccgcggGGCCCCAGACGCCTCCGCCTGCCCGCAGCCGGGTCCGGCGGCGCAGCGCTGCCAGCGACGCCTCGGCCGTCCGCGCGCGGCCTGGGTCAGCTGCGTTCCAAGTTCCGTTTGGAGCTGAACTTGGCTTCCCTCTAGCTCGCCCCATTCCCCTCCACCCTCTGGGGCCTCACGGGTCCCTCCCCTCCACTCCGGGGCGGAGACCACACCCCTCCAGTCTCCAAATACCTTCCAGGGGCCTCTCCTACGGACGCATTTCAGTTCGCCTCAGAGCTAATACTCTATGGAGTCCTCCCGATGCAGGCATTACTTAATCACTTCTGCAAAGAGGGCCTAGCTCCATTTTGCTGATCAGATAACTGAGGCCAAAACGGGTAGAATTAAATAACAGTCAGATGAActcgggctttcctggtgcctcagcgGTCAAGAGTCCGCCTGCGAACGCACACGATGCAAGAGACACCGGTTCGACCCCCGGGTgggagggaagatccctggagaaggaaatggcaacccactccagtattcttgcctgggaaaccccatggaaagaggagcctggtgggctgtagtccacagggcttcagaagagttggacacgagttagtgactaaacagcaaacgGCACAGATGCACTCGGACCCATTCAAAGTTTGCATTTTCAGGCTTGATGCCCCTGGAAGGGTGAGGGCAGCCCTTCCCTCCACAGGGTTTGCTGAAGCAGGTGTGGCTTCACTGGACATTCCCCCAACTTCAACAGCCCCCTTCCCATCAATAACCACACAGCCAggattggggggggggggtctgGCTTTAGCTTTAGTTCTTATCAAACTGTGGGGTTCTCCATTACAGAGAAGGCACTTAGATGGGAGGGTCACCTGAGTCAGACCAACTTtgttctccctcccaccctcagcTGTCTGGGGTGGAGGGTAATGACACGTCCACCTGACATCCCCCTTGGCACTGGTATGTGGGTCCCCTTAACCGTTAGGCCTTTGGGAGAGCCCAAGGCTCTGGCCTCCAGACTCAGCATTTGGGGGAGGGATTCCAGATAAAGGACTGAGAGCTAGAAGGCAGGACGTCCTGGGAGCTGCCCCCAGCCAGCAGGGGGCAAAGCAGAGGGGCTGCAGGGGTGGGGTTGGCACAGGGGCTGGGGGACAGCTTGGCCAGGTTTCCTGGAGACCCCCAAACCCCACAAGAAGGGTCCCACCTCCTACAGATCCCCTAAAGGCACCGGTGAaatatggggtggggtggggaggcaccAGTTAGGTGGTCTAGAGAGACCCACACACAAACTCTGCTGGTGGGCCTGGCACAGCACTGGGCACAgaaaaggtgctcaatacatgtttcttgaatgaatgaatgaatggagcaGAGAGGGTGTGAGGGACAAAGGACAGGGCCTGGGGCCCCTTGGGCCAGCCTGCTTCATTCAGAAAATagtagtttaaaaaatgtaaaaatcctttccctcctccccccctTGTTTAtgggcccaggaaagggagagggaagggtgTCTCTACCTGgacccttccctctccccctcctctaaaagtctatatacacatatacatatttatatggcACCGCAGGATACTGCCTGGGCCCCCACACGGAGCTGGGGGCGCCAAGCCCCAGGGCCTCCAGGGCGGCCAAGGCAGAGGTGAGAGGTTGGAACTTGGGGCAGTGTGGGAAGTAGCCCTCAGCAGCTGGTGAGCCCAGAGCAGCTGGATTCTGGGGTCCTGAACAACAGACCCCTGCTCCCTTCACAAGTGAAAACAGATCAACCCTCCCCGCCCTAGGcagaggtggggtgaggggggccTGCAGCAGTCCCCAGGGAAGAGGTGGGGAGACGGAGTCCTGCCCCACCAGCCTAGATTGCAGCAACCTGAAGGCTGTTCCAGGCAGAGCTGACCCGGATTGTGGCCCTGGGAAAATCGGCTGGGAAGAGGGCTCTGTGCAAGGCACTTGGTGTCCACTGTTCCCAggctggggggggggggtccAAGGCAGAGGGCAGCTCaaaccctgcccctcccccaagcagAACCGGAAGGGCCTGAGGGGCCCAATTTGGCAGCAGAGAAACATGGCGgtgcagagagacagaggaaagaagGGGGAGTGGCACGCAGAGCCCCACGGGTCCCCCAAGGAGGAGGTTCTAAGGCACTGACTCAGGGACCCAGGGGCTCATCGCCCTCCGTGCAGCCTGCTGCCCCCTCCAGAGCCTGGCCAGGCTGGTGGCGGGGCTGGTGGGGAGAGACCCCGCTTCCCCATGGCGCTGAGTTTTCTTAAGGCAGAGTCCAAGTGAGAGGGGTGCGGGTGTGGTCAGGGGCAGGTCCGAGCCCCGTGGCGCCTAACTAGCTGCCCGGCCGAGGCTGCCTGAGCACTGAGTACACGTCGTCCACACGGCTGAGCTGCTCAAAGAAGGGCAGAAGGTCGTGGAGCTCTGTGTCACTCATGTTGTCGAACCATGAGGCCACTGGTACCTGGAAGATGGGTGCGGGGCAATGAGGGGGGCAGGGGGCCCTGGGCACAGAGCGTCCAGATCAGCCCCGAGCACCCTCACTCACCGTTCCCCAGTAAGTTGCACTGACCACACAAGTCAGAGCAGAAGTTTTAGGGAACCATACTCAACCCTGCATGTTTGAgttcagtctcttcagtcgtgtccaacttttagggagcccatggactgtagccctccaggctcctctgtccatgggattctccaggcaagaatactggagtgggttgccattcccagaggatcttcctgacccaaggatccaacccacgtctcttatgtctcccactttggcaggcgggttctttaccactagcgccacctgggaagcccttacccTATTGTGTGCTAAGCACTTGGACAGTTtcggttcatttttttttttttttttcggttcattttttaaaaaagttaattctgGGATCCACTAACAGTTCACAACTGTTAGGATGAAGTGGAAACTGCTCTAGTGCCCAGCAAGGGACCCAAACCCATGGCAGGCCCCCTGTCCATGCAGGCAGAACGGGCTGAGTGACTGATAAGAGACCTGGGGCAGCTGTGGATAGACAAGGTAAGCAGGCAGCAGCCAGGGGCCACcgaggagagaaaagagggaagaacGGGAGGGACCAGACCCCCGAAGGGCCCCAACCCCCATCCTGCCGGGCACTCACGGCGTTATCTGGATGGAAGACGTAGGAGGCGGGCGAGTTGTCCAGGATGAGCACCCGACGCAGGTCTCGGCCCAGTCGGCTCAGGTCCTTCACATAGTTCCCCCGGTGGAAGACACACGACTCCCGAAACAGCCGCGCCCGGAAGGCCCCCCACTTGTCCAACAGGTCAGCTACCGGGTCTGCGTActgggggggtgggaggtgggtcatCGGGGGCAGGGAGGGCGCCAAGACGGACCCAGAGACCTCTGCCCAGTGGTTGTGTGTCAGAGGCAGACAGGAAGCAGAGGTGCCCAGGGAGCCCTGCGGAGGGTGGAGGGCTCACCTTGGCCAGGCTGGCGGTGAACAGCACGCATTCGAAGAGCTCCCCCATCCGCTGCAGGAACTCATCGACGTGGGGCCGCTTCAGCACGTAGACCTGGGGGGTGGGCCAGTGAGGGGACTGCTGGCCCATGGGCCTGggcagggtggggcagggtggggtagCCGGGGCTGTGCAGGAGTTAGGTGCAGGAGGTAGAGGAGCACAGGAGGGCAGCTGGTCCCGGGGCCCGTGGGCTCCACTTGGCCAGCCACCCCCACCACCGCCAGGTAAACCACCCACTGTCCCCGAAGAGGATCAAATAACCTCCGACTCCTGTCTTTGGGCCCTACCTCAGAGGGAATCACTAATTCCCACCCCTTCCTCCGCCAGGGCCTCGGCCGGATGTGGGGGCCTGGGGCAACCCCCTCACCCCAAGGCTGCAGGGCACCGGCCCCCGAGCCAAGTAATGGAGAACAGGCTGGACAGCACACAACCTATCCTGAATTACTTGAACTGGGTCCCGGGCAGGGTGGGGGCGAGGGGGCACCGAGGaagaccccccaccccactccctgcaGGCCTTGGAGCTGGGCCAAGTCCCTGAGGGtctgtgtgacctcagggaaGTCTCACACCCTCTCTGGGCCCCGGACATTCCACATTTATCAAAATCCCATCTAGGGCTCTCAGGACTGGTGGGAGGAACCTGGGGTCTGGAAGACAGATGCCAACCCTaccacctcccccccacccccagcccctcacctggTGGACCACCCCATCAATCTCCACAGGAATGATGAAGTCAGCATTGTTCACTGGCTGCAGAGGGAAGAGAGCTGCTGGAGCTGGGGCAAGGCCCGCCAGGACCACCCTCCCAGGCCAGGTCAGGGTCTGTGTGACCTCAGCCAAGTCTCACATCCTCTCTGGACTTCTGACAATTCCACATTTATCAAAATCCCATCTAGGGCTCAGAGACCGGGGCCTGAGGGCTGCTGGGCGGGGGCCCACCTTGAAGGAACTGTGCACCAGGGTCTCGTCCAGGTCGATGACCACGCAGATCTTGTCCGAGTCCTGGGCTTTGGCCTCAGGGAGCAGGTACTGGACTGGGGTCTGCTGTGGGGACAAGGGGGGAGCTGGTTATTGCCACCTCTCTCAAGCCCCAGTTATTTTTCCTACCCCAGCCCTCTTCCTGGAGAGCCCCAAGGACAGAGTGGGAACACCAGCCCCTTCCCAGCTTTGCCCCTGCCAACCCTGGAGCCTGGGGGTAGGCTGCCTGGCTCTCAGGGCTtcacttcctgacctgggaaACCAACGCAGAGGAAAGCCTCCACTTCTGAAGGGGAAATTCAGAATCCTCGGGGCTGGGGGCCCTTAGGAGGCAGTCAGGGTTGGGAAGGCCTGGGAGGGTGGAGGGCttggtggggggtaggggggcTTCACCCTCCTCCACAGGGCCTAGCAGCACGTCATGAAGAGCCCCCTTCCCCTACACCCCCCGAAGGGCTGAGTCCAGGTGCCCCCATAGCCCCCACTTGGCCAGCACACACCTTGGGGACGGCACCATTCTCCTCCACGAGCAGGGGTGCCCCGCTATGGGCGGGCAGGGCCTCCCCGTCATCCCGGCAGACACAGCAGAAAAGCGAGTGGAGGATCCCCCGGCTCCGGGGCTTCTGAGAGGCTGCTGACTTCTGGTCACCTGAAGCAAGGAGGCCCAAGGTGGGGCATGCACACTGCCTGGCCTGCAGGGCTGTGCCTATATGCCCAGCTGCCAACCCCTGGGCTGAGAGGATCTGGCCATGGTTCCTTCATTGAGGGAGACACACTAAGGTGGCAGCCTGACAGTCTTGGCTCCAGGCCACCCCTCCGCTCCCCACAAGTTCTTCTAATGTGGCTACAACGTCACCCACACTAGGGAGTGGGCTGGTTGGAGGCTGGGACAGGAGGTGTTTTCTCTTCCCAACAGTTTCCATCTCTGCGGGGGGAGCAGTGCATAGGGGCACCTCCTGACACCCACCGGACCCGAGCAGCCCCTGGTCATGGGGCCCCTACCAAAGAGGGCTGGGGCTTGGGGCCCTGGGGCCCACTCCCGCCCTCCTTCCATCCTCCACCTCCAGAGGTCCAAAGTCCTCCCTGAAGCTGGGCCCAGACACAGGGGGTGGGGGCTTGAAGCTAGCGTCCTGCGGCCACCTActggcccctcctcctcctcctccgccccCGCCAGGACCTCCAACCTAGATCCCGCTGATAGACTGGCCGACCCTCCACCCGACCCCCTATCCAACCCCCCACCCTCGACCCCGGGAGGACCTAGGTCCCGGCCAGAAGTGGACAGACCTGGAAGGACTTCCTAGCCTCTTAAGTCCACACGAGGACAGGGAGGAGCAGACCCCCTAGACCAGAATCATCAGTCCCGGGGTGCCCGGCCCAAGCTGGCGGCATCTCGGGTCGCTGAGTGTATGCACAGACACGGCGCCCACCGGCTCCGGGAGCCAAGTGCGCGGTCCGATCCCGCGTCTTCTGCGGGCGCGCGGGCGATCCTTAGAAGTGGTTGTCTCTCTCCGCGCCTCCACGCGGGACGCGGAAGTTTGTGGGGAACGTGGCCCTGTGTTAGcgggagatctttccaaccctccCCAGCCCGCTGTCACCTCTGCGCCCCCTCCCGCGACCCAGCCAGACCGCGGCCCGGAGGGGGCGGAGTCTCAGCTGGTGGCCTGAAGGCGCCCTCTTCAGCCCCCCCATCTCCCAGCCCCCTTGGCGCCAATGGGGGAGTAGGGGGGGGGACGACTCTTCGGCCTCGCGCACACCCAGTCTACGAAAACTGGAGGGCGCCCAGTGCTCcacccctgcctcagtttccccacctcgAGCAGACCGAAGCGCCCCCAAACGCGCCAGGCCCCGCCCCGGGTCTCCGAGTCTCTGCAAGTTCAAACTCTCACCCAGCTTCCCCTCCAGTTGGAAGCTTCGGGTCCCGCCAAGGCGGGCGCCCCGGGCGGCGGCGGCAACTGTCGCCCTCGAGAGAGTCTCGGCTCCCTCCTATTTGCGGCGCCGGGTCTAAGCGCCCCTCCGCGCGCCCCAGTACCTTTGCTCCGTAGCGGGCTCCGCGCTTCCTCCTTGCTGATCTGAGTAATGACGGCCGAGCTGTCCATGGGGCCGGGCGCGCTCCCCTCCGGCCGGACTCTGGCCCGGGAGCCCGGCCTCCCCCCCGGCTCGGGCCGGAATCGGGGcgcgggggggaggggaggggtgggagggagggatccCCGCGAGCTTcggaggggaggggagccaggttctaagggggagggggagggagggggcgcgGAGGAAACTTTGTTACAACATGGAGTTTCCTCCCCGCGAGGCGGATGCAAACATGGAACCCGGGCGCCGTTTCAAGGCTCCCCCTTAAAAGGGCAACGGCTTCAGCGTGACCTGGACTCGGCCGGGGCTTTCATCACTTGAGGGGCCGGCGCTGCTCGGCGGGCAAGGAGGCGGGCCCGGCCAGGTTCCTGCCGCGCTCCCGGGGGCGCCGCCTCCTttcccgccgcccgcccgccagCCAGGCCAAGCCTCTGCGGCTGCGTGGCAGGGCCGGCACCCCGGCCCACGGTTCTCCGCGCTAAGCGGCCCGGGACCAGGGCCCGCCCGGGGCGCCCGCGCCGGGAGTGCCCCGAGGCAGCGCGACTCCACCTCTGAACATTCCAAAGGTCGGGGACTGGCAGCTTCTCGGTCttctcatctgggaaatgggGATAACACCATCTGGTCTGAAAAGTGGGTCTTCTCTCCGGTGGTCGCAGGGGAAGTCGTGAGTGTGCAAAGCCTCTGCTGCACCTCCCAACGACTATGCAGATCCACACAATTAGGTCCCTAACCAGACCGTGACCTACTCTCAGTCTCGGCCCCTTTTCTCTAAACCCGGACCTGTAGAAATTCCAGCTGTCTGCCCCGGGGTGCCCCCTGCCGACCTCTCCTCACCGGGCGCCCGGCCACCTCCACTCCCCATACCCACTGCAGCCACctggttttcttgcctgaaacCAAGGGCCTCCACGCCTCAGGGCCTTTATACGTGCTGTTCGTCCTGCCTGAATGCACTTCCTACCGCTTCGCATAGACAAATCCTACAGACCTCGAAGAAATGAAACCCTCCTTTTTCCCAGGCCCCCTCCTCTGCTTCCCACCCGCCGGCCCCTCTGTGGGGAGGGGAAATCAGGCCGGGGCCCCACACAGTGGGATTCGATGCATGACCGTGGGGACCACGGACATCCACTGGCACACCCGCTCTACTCAGGTCCGTGCTGACTCGCCCCGGGCGCGGGGCTCGCGTTTCCACGCGGATTCTTCGCGAGCAAAACTCCCGTGTGCTACGCGGTGAGGTTTGCGGgcggggtttgtttgttttcctgtctaTGAAGTTCCTTATATTTATCGTTACTGTTTTgtgttcacattttttaaatattaataacgCCAAGGCTTGATAAACACGCCCCAGCACTTCCTTCCCccgccgggcggggcggggcgggcgcatCTTGTCCCATCCGGCAGCCCGGTGTGAGCGCGGCGCGCTTTCTCCCGGCCAGGCGGAGGGGGCGCCCGGGAGGGAGAGACCCCGCGCGGGCGACGGGTCGTGAGCAGAGCTGGCCCCAGGGCGCATTCGCTTCGGGCCTGGGGtccagggcggggtggggaggtggtCGGGGTCTGTGGATCCTCTGGACAGCACGACTCGCTTTCTGCTTTTAGTCACAATAATCGCCAACGTGCTGCGAGCAGTTACTTCTGGGTCCGGCTGTGGCTGCGCCCCTCATCTCATTTAACGACTCCTTTAAAACCccgttttacagataaagaaactgagtccCCACTAGTGAGCGATTCAGCCCGCCCTGCGGCAGGAACAGAGGTGGGATTCCGGCCGCCGGGCGGAGTCCCCTCCCCTACGGTGCGGCCGCGGGGCGGCGCCTCGGCTTTATCTCCGGATGCCCAGCCGGTGCTGACCCCAAAAGGAAATGGGCGGCGGAGGGCTGAGCGAAACCCTGGCCTCGTCTCCAGTCTGACCGGCTcgccttccttcccctcccctccccctctctggAGGCTGGAACCTGGCCGGCTGTCCCTTCGACGGTCAGAGGAGCGGGGATAGGGCGGGCAGGACCGCGCCCCCCTGCCCGCTCAGTCGCTATTCTCTTCACCTCTGGCCCCTAAGACACACCCCCATCGTCCCCTCCAAGACTTCGAGATTGTTGACTCCTCCCAGGAGACCTGCCCTACCCCGCTTACCCCGCCCACCACTCCCACCACCCCCTCTCCATCCCCCGGCATCGGGGCTCGCCGAGGTGCCCCCTCCGCGCGGGCGGGGTGGATGCAGACCGAGTCCTGACACCCGGGCAGTGCGGGCTCTAGGGGTCTGTGGGGAGTGAGTTGCCGGTGGAAGCGTTCTGGAGGGTGGGGTTCTTAGGGTTTTCCCCGGGAAAGAAAACCCACACCCAGCTGCTGTCTCCCTTACCCTCTCTGCTACAGCAGGTGGGGTTCGCCGTGCAGTTTAGTTATATGTTTCGTTGGTTTGCACTCCAGGAGAAATCAAGTCATGGAGACTGTGAGTCAAGAAACACTGGGACTCAGCCAGGCTCGGTCTGGCAACTCGGGACATCATCCAGCATTCAGCTTCCCCCATCTGACAGCTGGGGTCCAACCCGGGCAAGTGGGTAGGCAGCATGTGGAGAGAAAGACTGGACGCCCTGCCCCGAGGCACACCTGGTGCACCTTCCCACAGGGCAGGGTGGATGCCGAGTGAGTCGGGAGGTCTGGGGGTGTGTAGTAATAAGAGTTGTGGGTGGAAGTTTTGGGGGAGAGTTAAGGTGTCAGGCCATTCCCAGCTGGAGGGGCTGGAGGATTGCTAGTTAGATCTGAACATGGCAAGGGCGGGTGGGGAAAAGCTAGGAGGACCAGAGCTACTGGGGAAGGGGCAGCCTTTTGGGTAGGGAAGGGTCCAGGCAGGGGAATGACTGGCCTTGGCCTGACCTCATGGCTAACCCCTTACCCAGGCCCAGGGCTACCCCTTAGCT
Proteins encoded in this window:
- the CTDSP1 gene encoding carboxy-terminal domain RNA polymerase II polypeptide A small phosphatase 1 isoform X2, yielding MDSSAVITQISKEEARSPLRSKGDQKSAASQKPRSRGILHSLFCCVCRDDGEALPAHSGAPLLVEENGAVPKTPVQYLLPEAKAQDSDKICVVIDLDETLVHSSFKPVNNADFIIPVEIDGVVHQVYVLKRPHVDEFLQRMGELFECVLFTASLAKYADPVADLLDKWGAFRARLFRESCVFHRGNYVKDLSRLGRDLRRVLILDNSPASYVFHPDNAKSVTKPSPGRRARRTLSSSPSLSRSPRALGRVNTEPSLPPARPSSGSCSISCSPCKHSPLAIFAS
- the CTDSP1 gene encoding carboxy-terminal domain RNA polymerase II polypeptide A small phosphatase 1 isoform X1; the protein is MDSSAVITQISKEEARSPLRSKGDQKSAASQKPRSRGILHSLFCCVCRDDGEALPAHSGAPLLVEENGAVPKQTPVQYLLPEAKAQDSDKICVVIDLDETLVHSSFKPVNNADFIIPVEIDGVVHQVYVLKRPHVDEFLQRMGELFECVLFTASLAKYADPVADLLDKWGAFRARLFRESCVFHRGNYVKDLSRLGRDLRRVLILDNSPASYVFHPDNAKSVTKPSPGRRARRTLSSSPSLSRSPRALGRVNTEPSLPPARPSSGSCSISCSPCKHSPLAIFAS
- the CTDSP1 gene encoding carboxy-terminal domain RNA polymerase II polypeptide A small phosphatase 1 isoform X4, with product MDSSAVITQISKEEARSPLRSKGDQKSAASQKPRSRGILHSLFCCVCRDDGEALPAHSGAPLLVEENGAVPKTPVQYLLPEAKAQDSDKICVVIDLDETLVHSSFKPVNNADFIIPVEIDGVVHQVYVLKRPHVDEFLQRMGELFECVLFTASLAKYADPVADLLDKWGAFRARLFRESCVFHRGNYVKDLSRLGRDLRRVLILDNSPASYVFHPDNAVPVASWFDNMSDTELHDLLPFFEQLSRVDDVYSVLRQPRPGS
- the CTDSP1 gene encoding carboxy-terminal domain RNA polymerase II polypeptide A small phosphatase 1 isoform X3, whose amino-acid sequence is MDSSAVITQISKEEARSPLRSKGDQKSAASQKPRSRGILHSLFCCVCRDDGEALPAHSGAPLLVEENGAVPKQTPVQYLLPEAKAQDSDKICVVIDLDETLVHSSFKPVNNADFIIPVEIDGVVHQVYVLKRPHVDEFLQRMGELFECVLFTASLAKYADPVADLLDKWGAFRARLFRESCVFHRGNYVKDLSRLGRDLRRVLILDNSPASYVFHPDNAVPVASWFDNMSDTELHDLLPFFEQLSRVDDVYSVLRQPRPGS